In Haematobia irritans isolate KBUSLIRL chromosome 1, ASM5000362v1, whole genome shotgun sequence, a genomic segment contains:
- the Jhbp3 gene encoding juvenile hormone binding protein 3, with the protein MKFQLTILCAILFVNSQIQMIRAVEMPDFIKVCSRNDPKINECIKNTVHAMRPHLKGGIKDLNVPAMEPLYIGDLNILEGGGAGINVKAIDLNIYGASNFEIKKLKNSNNGMRYDFELNLPRLQGEGKYDINGQILTLPLRGNGPFTGNFTNFYAFVKVIFDTKTINSEEYLQIKDLEVRIRTGKGRIRLENLFNGDKALGDVVNDTINQNFEVFTNELIGPIEKALEKKFIAIARKILENFTYNELFPV; encoded by the exons ATGAAATTCCAATTGACAATTCTATGTGCAATTCTATTTGTTAATTCTCAAATACAGATGATACGGGCAGTAGAAATGC CTGACTTTATAAAGGTGTGCTCACGTAATGATCCAAAGATAaatgaatgcattaaaaatactGTTCATGCGATGCGACCTCATCTCAAGGGTGGCATTAAAGATTTAAATGTACCAGCTATGGAACCGCTATACATAGGTGATCTCAACATATTGGAAGGTGGCGGAGCGGGTATAAATGTTAAAGCTATTGATTTGAATATTTACGGAGCatcgaattttgaaattaaaaaactcAA AAACTCTAACAATGGAATGCGTTACGATTTCGAATTGAATTTACCCCGTTTACAAGGTGAAGGAAAATACGATATTAATGGTCAAATTTTAACTCTACCTCTTCGAGGAAATGGACCCTTTACCGGAAATTTCA CCAACTTTTATGCTTTTGTCAAAGtaattttcgataccaaaaCAATCAACAGCGAAGAATATCTACAAATCAAAGATCTTGAAGTAAGAATACGTACTGGCAAGGGACGTATACGCCTCGAGAATCTATTCAATGGTGATAAGGCTTTGGGTGATGTTGTCAACGATACCATCAATCAGAATTTCGAAGTATTTACGAATGAGTTGATTGGACCCATTGAGAAAGCTTTGGAAAAGAAATTCATTGCGATAGCTCGaaaaattttggagaatttcACCTATAATGAATTGTTCCCCGTTTAA